In one window of Streptomyces sp. NBC_01224 DNA:
- a CDS encoding exo-beta-N-acetylmuramidase NamZ family protein, translated as MSLSRRGLLAAGGAVGALAATAAGTGVATAAPTPGKGHGRVRTGFDRLAADGYALLKGQKVGVVTNPTGITSDVRHIVDVMHPDERVNLVAVFGPEHGFRGTAQAGGSEGRYDDPATGLPVYDTYLKSGQPLADVFTASGVDTIVFDIQDAGARFYTYIWTLYDCMEAAALAGKRFVVLDRPNPVTGRAALGPVLDPAFSTFVGRREISQAHGMTVTELALLFNAEFLAQRPVDLRIVKMSGWKRSDFFDATGLPWVPPSPNMPTPDTALVYSGTCLFEGTNLSEGRGTTRPFELLGAEGIDHRWAAAANALELPGVAFREAYFAPTFSKFQGKTVGGVQLHIQDREAFDPVRTGIALLVTAKRTWSGFAWRSDNWIDKLTGNTRVRTMIDAGADTDEVVGAWAEDLAAFRAVRKRYLQYR; from the coding sequence ATGAGCCTGTCCAGACGTGGTTTGCTGGCCGCCGGCGGTGCGGTGGGAGCCCTCGCGGCGACGGCCGCCGGTACCGGGGTCGCGACCGCCGCCCCCACCCCCGGCAAGGGGCACGGCCGGGTCCGCACCGGCTTCGACCGGCTGGCGGCGGACGGCTACGCGCTGCTGAAGGGGCAGAAGGTCGGGGTCGTCACCAACCCGACCGGGATCACCTCCGATGTGCGCCACATCGTCGATGTGATGCACCCGGACGAGCGAGTGAACCTGGTCGCGGTCTTCGGGCCCGAGCACGGCTTCCGCGGCACCGCACAGGCCGGTGGCTCCGAGGGGCGGTACGACGACCCGGCGACCGGACTCCCCGTCTACGACACGTACTTGAAGAGCGGGCAGCCGCTCGCCGATGTCTTCACCGCGTCCGGTGTGGACACGATCGTCTTCGACATCCAGGACGCGGGCGCCCGTTTCTACACATACATCTGGACGCTGTACGACTGCATGGAGGCGGCGGCTCTCGCGGGCAAGCGGTTCGTCGTCCTGGACCGGCCGAACCCGGTGACCGGGCGGGCGGCACTCGGACCGGTGCTCGACCCGGCGTTCTCCACGTTCGTGGGCCGCCGGGAGATCTCGCAGGCGCACGGTATGACGGTCACAGAGCTGGCGCTGCTCTTCAACGCGGAGTTCCTGGCCCAGCGGCCGGTGGACCTGCGCATCGTGAAGATGTCGGGATGGAAGCGCTCGGACTTCTTCGACGCGACCGGGCTGCCGTGGGTGCCGCCGAGCCCCAATATGCCGACGCCGGACACGGCGCTGGTCTACTCGGGGACCTGCCTGTTCGAGGGCACGAACCTCTCCGAGGGGCGCGGCACCACCCGGCCGTTCGAGCTGCTCGGCGCGGAGGGCATCGACCACCGGTGGGCGGCGGCCGCGAACGCGCTCGAGCTGCCCGGAGTCGCGTTTCGCGAGGCGTACTTCGCGCCGACGTTCTCCAAGTTCCAGGGGAAGACGGTCGGCGGGGTGCAGCTGCACATCCAGGACCGCGAGGCCTTCGATCCGGTACGCACGGGGATCGCGCTGCTGGTGACGGCGAAGCGGACGTGGAGCGGATTCGCGTGGCGCTCCGACAACTGGATCGACAAGCTCACCGGCAACACGCGGGTCCGCACGATGATCGACGCGGGGGCGGACACCGATGAGGTGGTGGGGGCGTGGGCGGAGGATCTCGCCGCGTTCCGGGCCGTGCGGAAGAGGTATCTCCAGTACCGGTGA
- a CDS encoding SDR family oxidoreductase, translating to MSTVQGAGVVVTGAGGGIGAALARRFAAEGARVVVNDLDEARIKPLAEEIGGTAVAGDASQIVDAARDALDGTVDIYCANAGLASPGDVFADEEVWAAAWDVNVMAHVRAARALLPDWLERGSGRFVSTASAAGLLTMIGAAPYSVTKHGVVAFAEWLSLTYRHRGIKVHAICPQGVRTDMLTAAGSAGELVLAPSAIEPEAVADALFDAMAEDRFLVLPHPEVAGFYRARTKDTDHWLGNMNHLQQKWEETGA from the coding sequence ATGAGTACGGTGCAGGGCGCGGGCGTAGTGGTCACAGGGGCCGGAGGTGGCATCGGAGCCGCCCTGGCCCGCCGGTTCGCCGCGGAAGGTGCGCGGGTCGTGGTCAATGACCTCGACGAGGCCAGGATCAAGCCGCTGGCCGAGGAGATCGGCGGCACCGCCGTAGCCGGTGACGCCTCGCAGATCGTGGACGCCGCCCGCGACGCGCTGGATGGCACCGTCGACATCTACTGCGCCAACGCGGGCCTCGCCTCGCCCGGCGACGTCTTCGCCGACGAGGAGGTCTGGGCCGCCGCCTGGGACGTCAATGTGATGGCCCACGTCCGTGCGGCGAGGGCGCTGCTGCCGGACTGGCTGGAGCGCGGCAGCGGCCGCTTCGTCTCGACAGCCTCGGCCGCCGGACTGCTGACGATGATCGGTGCCGCACCGTACAGCGTCACCAAGCACGGAGTCGTCGCCTTCGCCGAATGGCTCTCGCTGACCTACCGCCACCGCGGCATCAAGGTCCACGCGATCTGCCCGCAGGGCGTGCGTACGGACATGCTCACGGCCGCCGGATCGGCCGGCGAGCTCGTCCTCGCCCCCAGCGCCATCGAGCCCGAGGCGGTCGCCGACGCGCTCTTCGACGCCATGGCCGAGGACCGCTTCCTCGTCCTGCCGCATCCCGAGGTCGCCGGTTTCTACCGGGCCCGCACCAAGGACACCGACCACTGGCTCGGCAATATGAACCACCTCCAGCAGAAGTGGGAGGAGACCGGCGCATGA
- a CDS encoding AMP-binding protein: MTESIYAAKPWISLLSEAQRAPVGPAETLVHAFRSSAARSPGHPALAYFDGRLSYRETDALSDSVAGHLAAGGLERGDRVAIMLQNTPQFVLALLGAWKAGATVVPLNPMYKSGEVGHVLKDAEVTALICADRAWEAYLRDTAAAAPTVTIALTTSELDLQTQNDERVLGFERLPVPEDADDLVAVARQGLGAPEGRELTSADVALISYTSGTSGTPKGAMNSHGNIMINAERQRTGHAIAEGSSYFALAPLFHITGMVCQLAACLANAGTLVLAYRFHPGVVLEAFAEHRPAYTVGPSTAFMALAAHPAVTPEHFSSFQVISSGGAPLPPALVEKFRAGFGPYIRNGYGLTECTAPCASVPPEREAPVDPVSGTLSVGVPGPDTVVRILDENGDEVPFGEQGEIAVRGPQVVSGYWRLPEATATAFPDGELRTGDIGFMDSEGWLYVVDRKKDMINASGFKVWPREVEDVLYTHPAVREAAVVGVPDAYRGETVRAYVSLRPGATVDREELGAYCKERLAAYKYPREVEILTELPKTASGKILRRELRSPR, encoded by the coding sequence ATGACCGAGTCCATCTACGCGGCAAAGCCCTGGATCTCCCTGCTCAGCGAGGCCCAGCGCGCCCCCGTCGGCCCGGCCGAGACCCTGGTCCACGCCTTCCGCTCCTCCGCCGCCCGCAGCCCCGGGCATCCGGCGCTCGCCTACTTCGACGGACGCCTGAGCTACCGCGAGACCGACGCGCTCTCCGACTCCGTGGCCGGCCACCTCGCCGCCGGGGGCCTGGAGCGCGGCGACCGTGTCGCGATCATGCTGCAGAACACCCCGCAGTTCGTGCTCGCACTCCTCGGCGCCTGGAAGGCCGGTGCCACCGTCGTCCCGCTCAACCCGATGTACAAGTCCGGCGAGGTCGGCCACGTATTGAAGGACGCCGAGGTCACCGCGCTGATCTGCGCGGACCGGGCCTGGGAGGCGTATCTGCGGGACACCGCGGCCGCCGCCCCGACCGTGACGATCGCGCTCACCACCAGTGAGCTCGACCTCCAGACGCAGAACGACGAGCGCGTACTGGGCTTCGAGCGGCTGCCCGTGCCCGAGGACGCCGACGATCTGGTCGCCGTCGCCCGGCAGGGCCTGGGGGCTCCCGAAGGGCGCGAACTCACCTCCGCCGACGTGGCGTTGATCAGCTACACCTCCGGGACCAGCGGCACCCCCAAGGGCGCCATGAACTCCCACGGCAACATCATGATCAACGCCGAGCGGCAGCGGACCGGGCACGCCATCGCCGAGGGCTCCTCCTACTTCGCGCTCGCCCCGCTCTTCCACATCACCGGCATGGTGTGCCAGCTGGCCGCCTGCCTCGCCAACGCGGGCACCCTCGTGCTCGCGTACCGCTTCCACCCGGGCGTCGTCCTCGAAGCCTTCGCCGAACACCGCCCCGCCTACACCGTGGGCCCGTCGACCGCCTTCATGGCGCTGGCCGCCCACCCCGCCGTCACCCCCGAGCACTTCTCCTCCTTCCAGGTGATCTCCTCGGGCGGCGCACCGCTGCCGCCCGCGCTCGTGGAGAAGTTCCGGGCGGGCTTCGGCCCGTACATCCGCAACGGCTACGGCCTCACCGAGTGCACGGCCCCCTGCGCCTCCGTACCGCCGGAGCGCGAAGCCCCCGTCGACCCGGTCTCCGGAACCCTCTCCGTCGGTGTTCCCGGCCCCGACACAGTGGTCAGGATCCTCGACGAGAACGGCGACGAGGTGCCCTTCGGCGAGCAGGGCGAGATCGCGGTCCGCGGACCGCAGGTCGTCTCCGGCTACTGGCGGCTGCCCGAAGCCACCGCCACCGCCTTCCCGGACGGCGAACTGCGCACCGGCGACATCGGCTTCATGGACAGCGAAGGCTGGCTCTATGTCGTCGACCGCAAGAAGGACATGATCAACGCCTCCGGCTTCAAGGTCTGGCCGCGCGAGGTGGAGGACGTCCTCTACACCCATCCCGCGGTCCGGGAGGCGGCCGTCGTCGGTGTCCCCGACGCCTACCGCGGTGAGACCGTCCGTGCCTACGTCAGCCTGCGGCCGGGCGCCACGGTCGACCGCGAGGAACTGGGCGCGTACTGCAAGGAACGGCTTGCCGCATACAAGTACCCGCGCGAGGTCGAGATCCTGACCGAACTCCCGAAGACGGCGAGTGGGAAGATCCTCAGGCGGGAACTGCGTTCCCCTCGATAG
- a CDS encoding TetR/AcrR family transcriptional regulator, whose amino-acid sequence MAKATDGDTAPVPQRLLAAATRLFAEQGYDRTSVQEIVEAAGVTKGALYHYFGSKEDLLQEVYARVLRLQQERLDAFADADAPVEQRLRDAAADVVVTTIENLDDASIFFRSMHHLSPEKNKQVRMERRRYHERFRALVEEGQRSGVFSTATPADLIVDYHFGSVHHLSTWYRPDGPLSQQEVADHLADLLLRALRP is encoded by the coding sequence ATGGCCAAGGCGACGGACGGGGACACGGCCCCTGTCCCTCAGCGGCTGCTGGCCGCCGCCACCCGGCTCTTTGCCGAGCAGGGGTACGACCGCACCTCGGTCCAGGAGATCGTCGAGGCGGCAGGCGTCACCAAGGGTGCGCTCTACCACTACTTCGGCTCCAAGGAGGACCTCCTCCAGGAGGTCTACGCCCGGGTGCTCCGGCTCCAGCAGGAGCGCCTCGACGCGTTCGCGGACGCCGACGCCCCGGTCGAACAGCGGCTGCGCGACGCCGCCGCGGACGTGGTCGTCACGACCATCGAGAACCTCGACGACGCCTCGATCTTCTTCCGGTCGATGCACCACCTCAGCCCGGAGAAGAACAAGCAGGTACGGATGGAGCGGCGCCGCTACCACGAGCGCTTCCGGGCCCTGGTGGAAGAGGGCCAGCGGAGCGGAGTGTTCTCCACGGCCACCCCGGCGGACCTGATCGTCGACTACCACTTCGGCTCGGTCCACCATCTGTCCACCTGGTACCGGCCCGACGGCCCGCTCAGCCAGCAGGAGGTCGCCGACCACCTGGCCGACCTGCTGCTGCGCGCCCTGCGTCCCTAG
- a CDS encoding LysR family transcriptional regulator, which produces MEIRQLRHFMAVVTHGSFTAAARAELIVQSALSTSVRNLERELGAELFDRTGRRVILTEAGRALLPSARWVLAAPRSRAGRDRCGDRAAADR; this is translated from the coding sequence ATGGAGATACGCCAACTCCGCCACTTCATGGCGGTGGTCACGCACGGCAGTTTCACCGCCGCCGCCCGTGCCGAGCTGATCGTGCAGTCCGCGCTGAGCACCTCCGTGCGCAACCTCGAACGGGAGCTGGGTGCCGAGCTGTTCGACCGGACCGGCCGGCGCGTGATCCTCACCGAGGCGGGCCGGGCGCTGCTGCCGTCGGCCCGGTGGGTGCTCGCTGCTCCTCGATCTCGTGCGGGCCGGGATCGGTGTGGCGATCGTGCCGCGGCGGATCGGTGA
- a CDS encoding HEAT repeat domain-containing protein, which yields MKTPADEQFHDAVRRADAGQLSRLLDAQDCPPAVLGRLIRHEDPALRHLGLVLLTERVTAGRPSDDGETAELAGLLPVSLTGPPEADLLLAGLYERLGHRLRGRPRPSWRTAGLPVRVRIAWLRSELLDEPAVIRDEAPGELLYQAVRETGITAAHRPAQLVDELADSGDPVLQAEALRLARQGLHAGLLAPALVREDLIGLLDADSDRVVAGALDELTEPWAAMEPLPQGRISPFLAAGSAGDRPAVADAALAAAALHGHKDLLRQIIDDPDRPPGLRRQGMELLGDLADRDDIGELTALAARDPLLFGGPTVTCLRGLHRRGHFVDGPEVPAVIGLALADHSIPPREIATILFTCRKEAFRVLTETSAKDPSSPRRLALLVALAGQGTGELPIGGAIARVLPSAPAPGPFLDAIRELRQADAEDAVIALLPSAPAEALDALEAIGGQRTVLALREGLGLAGDAIAPHLYAVRDRALELLWQLTRDPAHRRALLVRLDPVDLPARIAADLGGPDERELALLSSHLNPDEPVAALCRLTDHGNAGTLPAIADLLLRIVAEQAALQEWEHGQPGGEPVVPQEVLDAVHALGRRLHERGAIRPVCLLDTADAQEAGHALVATMALDLLDRPGLSDRERAILLELLLRAPWAGTRARVHRLLRHRDRHVRKHVIALLARDATGEDAQALSATLIALTTAQDIQTVRQALLALGHAQAHWACTAIAACLDHPNMNIKKTAAEVLVRAGTPAALPKLLFWLGHHDNPGLRGTLVAALRAVLGDAYAATLLAAAEHSENGRTRELLLAGLDGALGARSVLALDNQASPVAAALLSLVADGRVGLASGDVKDLAIPLARHGITPSAVAQRSSVDTAADRDIRSLVAGGWNPSVALRVAEWDAPLHPDRLNELRPMLTDWLRLASSRPAARDTLVRFALRICPAPRTAGELTAFARSARVLLDALVDARDEDRHDLIAVLEAVAPMLTAAGRPAVAAAVRALRPAPTTPVRSTLTLLRRLGAVLVRADLDQALASARLGADPWQAQAAVLKEAFAAPETTAAPMPAETRAWRAALDDAVRAPDDLEEFRRQDDGRLGSRDRLTALIEVHHGADPEVQAALLDWMTLLQPLDAPPWTITETAQAPTPLPRHVHIDDLDQPRSAALRERLFDMLGSTHAGRRETAALALVKWPEPEARLPVLRAYLRGHIDIPIGVDLARALRTLDETELRGEDILHDRVALAASKLSPWTLGPLVPLLLDWWEHAPPADGPAVGDVLRNYPADALARTLGDRLDAGAWGFLDLLLDRRLLRTPALTRTCRRLRAEGRDDMADRLLLVEGPLRGPDAAQQDAAALAALRDRPPAAPGVAAHRPSRQELLDLARTGTPEQICRALTELAGAHSGPDTDRDPGLRDLIGELLNHPRAKVRLRAHRTSRTMLDRGTYLSHTMLLLDDPRPELARTAIRTLCHAGWEPAIPAVTGLLAHPHPVVRRTAAEGLIGMSEAAIPALRQAAAHARPDRRSLYTDVLDRLRDSSPSGNIPSPPGD from the coding sequence GTGAAGACACCGGCCGACGAACAGTTCCACGATGCCGTACGCCGGGCCGACGCCGGGCAGCTGTCGAGGCTCCTGGACGCGCAGGACTGCCCACCGGCAGTCCTCGGACGTCTGATCCGGCACGAGGACCCCGCCCTGCGTCATCTGGGGCTGGTCCTGCTCACCGAGCGAGTGACAGCGGGCCGCCCGTCCGACGACGGCGAGACGGCCGAACTCGCCGGGCTCCTGCCCGTATCGCTGACGGGGCCGCCGGAGGCGGATCTCCTCCTGGCGGGGCTCTACGAGCGACTCGGCCACCGTCTCCGGGGCCGCCCCCGCCCGTCATGGCGCACGGCCGGGCTGCCGGTACGGGTGAGGATCGCGTGGCTGCGCTCCGAACTCCTCGACGAGCCGGCGGTGATCCGTGACGAAGCCCCGGGTGAACTCCTCTACCAGGCCGTACGGGAGACGGGTATCACCGCGGCGCATCGGCCGGCCCAACTCGTGGACGAACTGGCGGACAGCGGCGACCCCGTGCTGCAGGCCGAGGCGCTGCGGCTCGCGCGGCAGGGGCTGCACGCCGGACTGCTGGCTCCCGCGCTGGTCCGCGAAGACCTGATCGGCCTGCTCGACGCCGACAGCGACCGGGTCGTCGCCGGCGCGCTGGACGAACTCACCGAGCCGTGGGCGGCGATGGAGCCGCTGCCGCAGGGGCGCATCTCTCCATTTCTCGCCGCCGGTTCGGCGGGGGACAGGCCCGCGGTGGCCGATGCAGCCCTCGCTGCCGCCGCCCTCCACGGCCACAAGGACCTGCTGCGGCAGATCATCGACGATCCGGATCGTCCGCCGGGCCTACGCCGACAGGGAATGGAACTGCTCGGCGATCTGGCGGACCGCGACGACATCGGTGAACTCACGGCCCTCGCCGCACGCGATCCGCTGCTGTTCGGCGGGCCGACGGTGACGTGCCTGCGCGGTCTCCACCGGCGCGGGCACTTCGTGGACGGTCCGGAAGTTCCGGCCGTGATCGGCCTGGCCCTGGCCGATCACTCGATTCCGCCCCGTGAGATCGCGACGATCCTGTTCACCTGCCGGAAGGAGGCGTTCCGGGTACTGACGGAGACGTCCGCCAAAGATCCGAGCAGCCCGCGACGGCTCGCTCTGCTGGTGGCCCTGGCCGGGCAGGGAACCGGCGAGCTTCCGATCGGGGGCGCGATCGCACGCGTACTTCCTTCGGCCCCCGCCCCCGGTCCGTTCCTCGACGCGATCCGGGAGCTGCGCCAGGCGGATGCCGAAGACGCCGTGATCGCTCTGCTGCCCTCGGCGCCCGCCGAGGCCCTGGACGCTCTGGAGGCCATCGGCGGGCAGCGGACGGTACTGGCCCTGCGGGAAGGGCTGGGCCTGGCCGGTGACGCGATCGCGCCCCACCTGTACGCCGTACGGGACCGCGCCCTCGAACTGCTGTGGCAGCTGACCCGCGATCCGGCGCACCGGCGCGCCCTCCTCGTACGGCTGGACCCCGTCGACCTGCCGGCGCGCATCGCGGCGGACCTGGGTGGCCCGGACGAGCGGGAACTGGCCCTGCTGAGTTCCCACCTGAACCCGGACGAGCCGGTGGCGGCGCTGTGCCGTCTCACGGACCACGGCAACGCCGGCACACTGCCGGCCATCGCAGACCTGCTGCTGCGCATCGTGGCCGAACAGGCGGCGTTGCAGGAGTGGGAACACGGACAGCCGGGCGGTGAGCCCGTGGTGCCCCAAGAGGTCCTGGACGCCGTGCACGCCCTGGGCCGCCGTCTCCATGAGCGGGGCGCGATCCGGCCGGTCTGCCTGCTCGACACGGCGGATGCGCAAGAGGCCGGCCACGCACTCGTCGCGACCATGGCACTGGATCTGCTGGACCGGCCCGGACTGTCCGACCGTGAGCGGGCGATCCTGCTCGAACTGCTGCTCCGGGCCCCCTGGGCGGGCACTCGCGCCCGGGTGCACCGGCTGCTGCGCCACCGCGACCGGCACGTACGCAAACACGTCATCGCCCTGCTCGCCCGCGACGCCACGGGCGAGGACGCACAGGCGCTGTCGGCGACCCTGATCGCGCTGACCACCGCCCAGGACATCCAGACCGTCCGGCAGGCCCTGCTCGCACTGGGTCACGCACAGGCCCACTGGGCGTGCACCGCGATCGCCGCATGTCTCGACCATCCGAACATGAACATCAAGAAGACCGCCGCCGAGGTGCTGGTCCGCGCGGGCACACCGGCGGCGCTGCCCAAGCTGCTCTTCTGGCTCGGGCACCACGACAACCCCGGGCTGCGCGGCACGCTCGTCGCGGCCCTGCGCGCCGTCCTCGGCGACGCCTACGCGGCGACACTTCTCGCCGCCGCCGAGCACAGCGAGAACGGCCGTACCCGCGAACTGCTGCTGGCGGGCCTCGACGGAGCCCTCGGCGCCCGCTCGGTCCTCGCGCTGGACAACCAGGCGTCACCGGTGGCGGCCGCCCTGCTCTCCCTGGTGGCGGACGGCCGGGTCGGTCTTGCCTCCGGGGACGTGAAGGATCTGGCGATACCGCTGGCCAGGCATGGCATCACCCCATCGGCCGTCGCACAGCGGTCATCGGTGGACACTGCGGCGGACCGTGACATCAGGTCGCTGGTGGCCGGGGGCTGGAATCCCTCGGTCGCGCTGCGCGTCGCCGAGTGGGACGCGCCGCTCCACCCCGACCGGCTGAACGAGCTGCGGCCGATGCTCACGGACTGGCTCCGGCTGGCCAGCTCCCGGCCCGCGGCCCGGGACACACTGGTGCGGTTCGCGCTGCGCATCTGCCCAGCACCCCGGACGGCCGGGGAGCTGACGGCATTCGCCCGGTCCGCACGGGTCCTGCTCGACGCGCTCGTGGACGCCCGGGACGAGGACCGGCACGACCTGATCGCGGTACTCGAAGCGGTCGCGCCGATGCTGACGGCGGCCGGCAGACCGGCCGTTGCCGCTGCGGTACGGGCACTGCGTCCCGCACCCACGACGCCGGTCCGGTCCACGCTGACGCTGCTGCGCCGCCTCGGCGCGGTGCTGGTCCGCGCCGACCTCGATCAGGCACTCGCGTCGGCCCGGCTCGGCGCCGACCCCTGGCAGGCCCAGGCCGCCGTGCTGAAGGAGGCGTTCGCAGCCCCGGAGACCACCGCTGCACCGATGCCCGCCGAGACCCGGGCATGGCGGGCGGCGCTGGACGACGCGGTGCGCGCGCCGGACGATCTGGAGGAGTTCCGCCGACAGGACGACGGCAGGCTGGGCTCGCGGGACCGGCTGACCGCACTGATCGAGGTCCACCACGGCGCGGACCCCGAAGTCCAAGCCGCCCTGCTCGACTGGATGACGCTTCTTCAGCCCCTCGACGCACCGCCCTGGACCATCACCGAGACCGCCCAGGCCCCGACGCCGCTGCCCCGGCACGTACACATCGACGACCTCGACCAGCCCCGTTCGGCGGCCCTGAGAGAGCGCCTGTTCGACATGCTGGGGTCAACTCACGCAGGCCGCAGGGAGACCGCCGCCCTGGCGCTGGTGAAGTGGCCCGAGCCAGAGGCCCGGCTGCCGGTTCTTCGCGCGTACCTCCGCGGACACATCGACATACCCATCGGCGTGGACCTGGCCCGTGCACTGCGCACCCTCGACGAGACGGAGCTACGGGGCGAGGACATCCTGCACGACAGGGTGGCTCTCGCGGCCTCGAAGCTCTCCCCGTGGACACTGGGACCGCTGGTGCCGCTGTTGCTGGATTGGTGGGAGCACGCCCCGCCCGCCGACGGACCGGCAGTCGGCGACGTACTGCGCAACTACCCCGCCGACGCGCTCGCCAGGACCCTCGGCGACCGCCTCGACGCCGGGGCCTGGGGCTTCCTCGACCTGCTCCTCGACCGCCGACTTCTGCGCACCCCCGCGCTGACGCGCACGTGTCGGCGGCTGCGCGCCGAAGGACGCGACGACATGGCGGACCGGCTTCTTCTCGTCGAGGGTCCGCTGCGCGGCCCGGACGCCGCACAGCAGGACGCGGCAGCGCTGGCAGCGCTCCGTGACCGCCCCCCGGCCGCACCCGGCGTAGCTGCGCACCGCCCGTCCAGGCAGGAACTGCTGGACCTGGCCCGAACCGGCACCCCGGAACAGATATGCAGGGCACTCACAGAACTGGCCGGGGCCCACTCGGGCCCGGACACGGACCGGGACCCCGGACTGCGCGACCTGATCGGTGAATTGCTGAACCATCCCCGGGCCAAGGTACGCCTGCGCGCCCACCGGACCTCACGGACGATGCTGGACCGGGGTACCTATCTGAGCCACACCATGCTCCTGCTGGACGACCCCCGGCCGGAATTGGCGCGTACGGCGATCCGCACGCTCTGCCACGCCGGCTGGGAGCCCGCGATCCCCGCTGTGACCGGACTGCTCGCGCACCCGCATCCCGTCGTGCGCAGGACGGCGGCCGAGGGGCTCATCGGGATGAGCGAGGCGGCGATCCCCGCCCTTCGCCAAGCCGCCGCCCACGCCCGCCCCGACAGACGCTCCCTCTACACGGACGTCCTCGACCGGCTCAGAGATTCAAGCCCGTCCGGCAACATTCCGAGCCCGCCCGGCGATTGA
- a CDS encoding acyl-CoA dehydrogenase family protein, whose amino-acid sequence MDFAFDARTEELRNKLLTFMDEHVHPAEKTADEQRALLSSPWDTPQIVEDLKAEARRQGLWNLFLPDAEHGAGLTNLQYAPLAEITGRSPQLAPTALNCAAPDTGNMEVLFQFGTDEQKKQWLEPLLAGEIRSAFAMTEPEVASSDATNIETRIVRDGEDYVINGRKWYISGAMNPDCQVFIVMGRTATADGPDGADIRRQQSMILVPRDTPGLEVRRAMQVYGYEDHYHGGHAEVVFTDVRVPAANLIGEEGGGFAIAQARLGPGRIHHCMRLIGMAERAIELMCKRAVSRTAFGKPLAQQGVVQNWIADARVTVEQLRLLVLKTAWLMDTVGNRGAHTEIQAIKIATPRAVVDILDHAVQLHGAGGVSQDFPLAELWAAARTLRLADGPDEVHQRSLARREIKRYV is encoded by the coding sequence ATGGACTTCGCATTCGACGCCCGTACCGAAGAGCTCCGCAACAAGCTGCTCACCTTCATGGACGAGCATGTCCACCCGGCCGAGAAGACCGCGGACGAACAGCGCGCGCTCCTGTCCTCGCCGTGGGACACCCCGCAGATCGTCGAGGACCTGAAGGCCGAGGCGCGGCGGCAGGGGCTGTGGAACCTCTTCCTTCCCGATGCCGAGCACGGCGCCGGGCTGACCAACCTCCAGTACGCGCCGCTCGCCGAAATCACCGGCCGTTCACCGCAGTTGGCGCCGACCGCACTCAACTGCGCGGCCCCGGACACCGGGAACATGGAGGTGCTCTTCCAGTTCGGCACGGACGAGCAGAAGAAGCAGTGGCTGGAGCCGCTGCTCGCCGGGGAGATCCGCTCGGCGTTCGCGATGACGGAGCCCGAGGTGGCCTCGTCGGACGCGACCAACATCGAGACGCGCATCGTGCGCGATGGCGAGGATTACGTCATCAACGGCCGCAAGTGGTACATCTCCGGGGCGATGAACCCGGACTGCCAGGTCTTCATCGTGATGGGCAGGACAGCGACTGCCGACGGCCCGGACGGCGCCGACATCCGCCGCCAGCAGTCGATGATCCTGGTCCCGCGCGACACCCCCGGTCTCGAAGTGCGGCGCGCCATGCAGGTGTACGGCTACGAGGACCACTATCACGGCGGTCACGCCGAGGTCGTCTTCACGGACGTGCGGGTGCCCGCCGCGAACCTGATCGGCGAGGAGGGCGGCGGCTTCGCCATCGCCCAGGCGCGTCTGGGGCCGGGTCGCATCCACCACTGCATGCGGCTGATCGGCATGGCCGAGCGGGCGATCGAGCTGATGTGCAAGCGGGCGGTGTCCCGTACGGCCTTCGGTAAGCCGCTCGCCCAGCAGGGCGTCGTGCAGAACTGGATCGCGGACGCGCGGGTCACGGTGGAGCAGCTGCGGCTGCTGGTGCTGAAGACGGCGTGGCTGATGGACACGGTGGGCAACCGGGGTGCGCACACGGAGATCCAGGCCATCAAGATCGCCACCCCGCGTGCGGTGGTCGACATCCTCGACCACGCGGTGCAACTGCACGGCGCGGGCGGCGTCAGCCAGGACTTCCCGCTGGCGGAACTGTGGGCGGCGGCGCGGACGTTGCGGCTGGCGGACGGGCCGGACGAGGTCCATCAGCGGTCGCTGGCCCGGCGGGAGATCAAGCGGTACGTGTAG